tccaAGTTATAACAGAATTaacatttactataaaaaatatcttgaatttttgttttcaattgcagttcaatttcaaacaaaatatttcatttaaagaatcataaaaactttaaaaatattaactctattaaatagtaaatgatatatattttttaaacagtaaatattaaatctattctAATTTAGTCTTATTTGGATCTTTTCGATAGTACAAAGACTAATTTGATCAAGTCTCTATATTACAGGGACCTCTAAGGTACATCACCAATTTCTTTGCCATATCTCTGGTTTTTCACACCATACCTTATGATTATGCGAAGAACACAGTTCTTAAACTCACAATGATTTGTATAAAGTCACAATATATCTACTAACAGAAGAACAGTAACATCAAAAACCaaacacaaaaacaaaacatcaaaCCTTCCATATATTTTTAGtcctaatttattttttcatttgactCCCCTCTTGCAACGATTATATGTTGTACAAGGCCGATAATCAGGACCTGCAGGTTTTATACAATTCCCATAAATATACGCATTGCAAACCGGTTGACGCTGTAACCCTCGATAAGATATAGGAGTATCTGCAGCAAGTCTCCTTCGTTTCACCTCGGATTCACCGAACAACACCACTTGTTCTTCATCTTCGATGAATTCACCAATTGTTTCATCGTATTTCGTAGTGTTTGGTTTGCTCTCAGGAAAGGCTAAAGCTGCTGATTTGGTCACACTGTTGTTGATTAACAGCAAAGAAGCTAATATGAACAATGGAAAATATCCCATTGTTCCTCTTttgatctttttttctttttccgatTTGTTTTTCTGAGTTTGTAGccacttgaataaataatatgttgGGAGATTATCTATAAGAAAAAGTTGTAAATTGAGGATAAGTAATGAAAGGGTATGGTTTCATTAATTGGTTTAAGGGTCTTATAGTGGGGCCTTTGCTATTTCATCTTCAAATTTGGTGAAAGAAAATGACAGTGATTTTGCTTGACTTGgtcaagttttatttttaattttttagaaaaaacttGAAAACTAAGATTAAAATTACCAGTtggatatattttttttctttttaattttgttggtgtaacattttgaaataaaaaatattcaaaaatagcATTCTTAtaaacctgaatttaacaaatttatttacAGAATTAATATTTggatctgaattttaaaatttgaaaagtaaaaagactaaatttcaaactCATAAAGAGTATAGAAAATTATGACATTTTTAAATTAGACCTTTTGATACTAAAATGccacatattcaaatttaataatattattaattagattttaatttttaaattaagaattaaatatagagaagttaaattataaaaaattcaaagaatataGAAACTAATGACAAAATTAAACCTTCGATTTTGCATTGAATTTAGTTCGGTTTCCAAAGACTAGTGCAAATCCCCACCAATTTCGGCCAATGCAGGGGGCAAATGGAAATTAGAACACGAAAGGCCATCACTGAGCCCCAAGAGTACAATAATTATGGTTTGTCAATACATGGAGTGCTGGCATCAGCTCTCTcaggataaaaaattaaaatccatagTTTTGGctaaataaaatgtttattgaATTTTATGTGTCAATTGAACATATCTCTTGTTTTAGGTACATACTTAACCGATTCCTAATCCAATTAATTCCAAtaacatgataaaaataataaaacattgagTCTCAATAATTATTCTCTAATATTAACCAAATCTCTTACTCTGcttaaaaaatctaattaataattataactaCATAATATATTATAAGTATAATgataaacttttaaataaataaattagaatcgaaatagagttattataaataaattctttaaaatatgagttgaatttATAGAcgtaacataaaaattaatcaaaacataagcactacatgaaaaataatattaacatatatGAATTTATGGATGATTGTGCATATTGAAATCAATATATGATAAGTTTAAAAGTTATATAAGtctataaattttaatatgaatataTAAATGAGACTTTTCGGagtttaatattaataataatataaatcacaaataatatatgttgGATTAATTAGAACTGAAATAAtctaaatatgaaataaaataggctaaaaattggaaaatagctaaacttaagttaaaataaattgagataaaatttatacataataaaacttaaatttagaATAATTTAAAAGAGAACTCAcacataaaatttcatatatttaatcattcaaaCTAATCTTAAAAAACCAATACCCTTTTAGTTGTTCTTAAAACAATATGCTCCAATTAAAAATTCTACACCTCAATGAATTGAGGACAGCTTTTGTATAAGTGTATAGATTATTATGAGAATTATAATGACAAGATTAAGAAAAGCAACATATAAAATTGCTTACTCAAAACATAGATGAAATAAGCtaaaaacaaatttaacaatCTTGAAAAAATGATTATCGAACTCCTCGCTTGCATCGTGTATACACAGTACAAGGTCGATATGATGGACCAATAGGTACAATGCAATTACCGTAGATGTTACCATTACAAACCCCCGGCTTCTGAATAGCTCCATAACATATATGACGACCACGATCGTATGTTGGTCCTCCTTGAAGTAGACGTTTAGACGAGTGACTGCCTCCGTTTACATTACGGCCACAATATTTGGTTAAAGTGGAATTGCATAGGGTGGTGGTGACGGCATTGTTTTGATCTAAGAAGATGGAAGTTTCAAAGGCATATATGGGGAAAACAATAGCAAAGATTGCAAGAGAAACGGAGAGAATTCCTCTAGTGAAATCATTTCCCATTGTTGTTCTCTCTTTTTTGCCTTTGGAATGATAACTTACATATGCTCCTATATGAGGTTAAGTGATCATCTAATTGATTAGAATTccttttgcttttttatttttatttccactAACTTTACTTTAATGAAGATTGGTATCATCTTTTGCTTTAATAAAGCACACCAATGACATGAgaatataatataaaaagataaagtAGGTAaatcattttctcttttttttttggaaagttAAATTCTATTCTTTTTATTGTAATAATTAGGGAAAAAATTTGTTTGTAGCATCATTGACTTGACCAAGAGAAAAATACTAACCGATCAATACAAAAAACCAAGCTTCTAGGAAGCCGGTAATATAactaaatttcataattaaaagtGTTCCACTATACAAATATATACTTCCtacatttctattaaaataaacattactaattattataaaatagagaTTTTGGTCCGATTAAGTCGAGTTgaggtttgattttaaaaaaaatattttcaggcTTAAGTATGAGCTTGACTCGACTTGACCTTTTTAAAAAgctcatattattatttaaaattagatCTGTTCATGAGTCGGGCTACTCACCTAAATCCAAAAGCCCATTCAAAATTTGGGaggtttagataaaaatattaggtTTGTAAATGAGCTCGGGTAAAAAAATTAGACTCGTTTAAAATATGGACCGGGCTCAAGCTTGAACATTAATACTTTATATTAGGTAGtttataacatattaaaaaataaacctatattaaatatataatattactcttatttaaacattaaaataacgttaaaatgactatataaaaattttcaataaataaaaaaattattaaattattaaatataaatgaaaattgcataaatattttttaaaaaaattaaaaataatatgagtagGCCTAAAATGAGTTTGGGTTAGTATTTTGTAAATATGGGAGGGCtaagataaaattttagacccatattTCGTGTCGGGCCGAGCTTGAGCAAacataaagtatattaatatcatgcttaggttCGACACGAATCCAACTCGACCTAGCCCATGAGtatctttatttaaaattaataaaatatataaaatttttattgatatttatatattttataattaaatttaaacaaaaatattttaaaaatcatttaattgaaaCTTGAGTCGAACTGAAGACAAAAAAATtcttattcaaattaaactcaattCAAACAAAATTGACCGAGTCTAACAGATTACCCAATCTATGAACAAATCTACTACAAAAACTCCATCACCAAACTCACCCTACACACTTCTCACACACATAATCGCTTTATTTTTCCACAAAgaacaaatttaacaaatttaacttggTCGACATTTTCTTCTTAGCTTGATGGTAAAATTAAGGGTTTCTTTGAATAGACAATGTGCTTATCTATAATTAGTATACAAATAATGATCACAATAAAAATCTATAACAGTACTATAATgtgaaacagaaaaaaaaactaaatgtaCCCCACTGAGAATAAACTCCATCCAAAAGGAACCTAATTATATAAAAGTAAAGTTTTCTTTGAGTTcgaatttgataaatattatatgcattttatcTTACAGAGTAAGCTGCCCTACATGTTGCACCATTAATGAAGTTTCGTCATACTAAAAACGAATATTTATTTTGTACGATTAAATGCATTAAAagatttaaatgttttgaatttaatGTTTCTTTATTGGACTGTGAGATATGAATGATGAAGAATAGTCCCATTCAACCCCAAACAGATAAAaccatataattataataaattttgattaaaagaattatatacataatttttttatgaaattttaaatttaatttaactataaatatttaaacaaaaactaaatatatttatatttatattgcaCAACTATAATCATTTGTACatacaataaaaattataaaatgatctcatattaacaataatattaatgattcataaaattttaatcacaattaaaattttataaatacttTCAAAGTTgcataagagagaaaaattattaaatgggGAAGAATTTCATAATTGAAAGTAAAGAGAAAATCCAACAATTCATTAATCCCTtagataaaaatttgaaaattcctTCAATAACTTTTGATTATTAACTTTAAAGAATTTAAGATGAAAGTGAATTACAATCTTAAATCATTCATAGAacctttatttataatttaaaaataatatatacttaaacataatCGAATTCATATCTTTTTTATAGTAACATCAATACCATCCAAATTAAAATGCAATCCTCTTATGTAGCTATTCTTTTGAAAAGGTGAGTAAACATTtgcaaaatatatttatttcagCAAGCAGGAATCAAAAGCAAACCAAGCCTACGTTGCTTTGGCATTACTAGTAAAATCACGACCAATTAATACAAGAAAAGCCAAATGGTTCAATGATTGTCGCGCTTGCATCGGTTATAGACCGTGCAAGGGCGGTTGTCCTCACCGACTGGCTTTATACAGTCGCCGTATTTATCGGCCTTGCAAACCGGTTGCCTCGGAAGACTTCCATAAGAAATATTCTCTCCCTTCAGAGGGCTGATCATCGTGTTCATTGTGACACGATCTGACAGGTCAGGTCGGGTCGTAACAATATCAACGCTTCGAGCTTCAATCTGGTCAGGTTCTTCTTCCTCGAAGTAGCGTGTAATCTCTTTGTGGCTCGTTTGCTGAGCTTCAATTTGTTGCTCTTCTTTATCATGGGCTTTGATTGTGCTAATGCATGGGGGATCCTTGGTGGTAACATTAGGAATTTTTGATGAGCTTTCTGACATTTTCGAAGTGTAgcaaaggaggaggaggaggtaTCGTCACTTTCTTTTCCTCTATGATTTACAGCATAACTTATTATATAAGACTTTGCATTGGGTCCTATCACCTAATTATCTTAAAAAATATTATGCGCTAAATTATTTGTCTAAATTTGAAGGCatgttcaaaaataaaaaaatgttaagataAAAGTaggtgattaaaaaataaaaatttaggtaaaaaaattaaGCATGTTTAGTATATAAATCGAACTTGAGCTTCAACATTTAAGGCCCTAGTTTGATCTAAttcattttatgtttttgtaatatatatatatattatgtgtaaTGGATAtcacataaaattatatataatagtacaatactatgtaaacattaaaaaatatgttaagttgtctaaatttaattttttaataaaaggaaaaaacatataaaatattaaattaaaatagttttggattattcatttacaaatatTGATagacttgaataaaattttaggctcatatttcAAGTTTGGCCGGGCTTGGCTAACATTAAGtgtattaatatcatatatacatAAACTCAAGCTGAACCCAACCCGACCTATAAACACCTCTAATTGagtctaaatttatttaaatattttatttttatcatttattttaaagttgattaattatGATACTAATGATCTTATATACTTTTATTGATTTGtggattgaaatttcaaattttaaaaaatatagagaataaaaataatcaaattaaagaaTATGGATTAAATCCACAACTAATCTATAGTACGAGACTAACAGCAAAATTTAATCTGATGGAtttaattgttattatatgtattaaaactaaaatttcaaaaatgaccaaattaaatcataaatattaaagcCGCAACTTGGAAATACTATAGAAATTAAGTagaaattaataacaaaattttatctttattttatgctTATGatgaagtttttaaattttataaatataaaattagattttttttatacaataataattcGAACTCAAACTATTCTTAAAAAAGGTAAAGATTCTACCAAATTAAGGTTGAAACATATAATTAGAATTAGATTGTTGTCACAAATATGTTTTCCCTTAATGATAAATTTGTCACGAATATGTTTagtgattaatttattattaatattttaacatggTGTACAAAATACattaatttgttaatttgattTGTTGCGCTTAAAATctttataaatttgatatttaatttattaattaaggaTGTTATTATACCTTGGAAGTTGTGAAATTGTGTAAAAAATTAAGTgagattatattatatataaaattcccAGGGTTATCACATTAGATTTTTTGTGAAAGAAGGGGATGCTTGAGGTAGGTACAAAACGAAAAGCATTCCACATGTGCCTGTATCTATCTTCTTTATTAAAGATAATGATtgatgaataataataattaaaaatagcaCTCCCCTCCAAAAGCTAACTATCATTATTCCATATGAGAAATTTGAAACTAGTGAAGCTTCTTGGTTTGGGTTGCACATCTTTAGAGCAATTTAGGTAGGGAGTTTTTCAGATTTAAATCCACAATTTGACGCCAATAAGGACTTAAGCAATGCAGTTCTTTATTGTTACATTCGTGGCTTGTTGACACCACCAGTGAAGCTAGGAATTATGGTGTTGgtggaaaaagtaaaaaaaaattgtattagaGTGgcgtaaattgaattttaaatgtttgaaaagggccaaaattgcaattattttatttaaagaaaagCTAAAacggactgaattgaataattcACATTTGACAGACACTACAACTATAATTATACAATTGAGCCATAGGGGACCAGTCCCTGCCTGCCATTGGTTGATAGTAAAGTTAATGGAAGGGTTGaggaaaatttgagaaaataaaaatttgattggaACCGTACTGTTGagtttagttttattaattttgatttagtttTGGTTTGctcattattttaatatattaggtttgatttagttttttatttacgaattaaatttttgtaattattcgggtcggattgaatttttatttttaaaatataaaaaattccattcaatttagtgaaaataacttaaaaaccATATAAACCAAGAGTCGAACTGACAAAAATAGGTGGAATTTGGTTTGGTTCATTATCTATGATATtcgattcaatttcaatttgatttttgaaaaattaaaatatagcaTAGTAatcacattttctttttcaaaaccaaTTTGAACCAAACTGTTATCACACCTAGTTAATAGGGTAATTATTTGATACGTTGGTATGTAATATTACATCTGTTGTTGGAGCAGTTAACAACAAAAACGTTCTGGATAAATCATAAATACATTAACATATTATGAACTCATAATACAATTTGATTTACAATTAAATCTAAGCTTTAATCGGCTTACAAAGGCTTTTTAGTTGACCCGGACATGAAGTAGGTCCTATttgcaaagttttcaaaatttcgtAACAGGTATCAATACcatttttaactttgatgtttTAAAAATTCCTTTTTTAAACCCCTAGTATGGATACTTTTCATATGGTACTGATACCTATTTAACAAGTATCAGTTACCATTTTacgattttgtttcttttataaaacTAATCAAATTATAAGTGTATCGATACCcttgttgtaacaccctaaacctggcttAGATGTCCAGACCAAGTTGGAGACTTACATCATTCGTTCTAAAAGCCATACTACAATAACACAATCAAATTAAACCAATAGTCACATAGTATTCATCATAATAGTAAATTCAAGACATAGTTTTCCTAAATCCATAACATCATAAAGCAAATATTCCTAATAATAATGTTAGGAAAAGCAAAATTAAGTGTTTGACCTAGCTTTCGCGACACCTAgaaatccaaacaataacaagGTGAGTTATGAACTCAGTGCGTAAGAAGGAAATGTAATGCAACAACGGTGACTTATAGAAAATTTCCAATTTAGAGATTTGGTTCATCCTAGAAGCATGTTCGATCTAGGTTTAGAGTAGATATGTTACAGATGTGTACATGTATTATTCCAGTTCAGATATAGTTCAGATCAGATTCGGATGCAATGTTCTTAtttccatccgctacacacctaCTTcagccatcccaacacaccactaTGGACATTTAATGCCCATCCATCCCTGCACATCTTTAGAGTGTTCAATAACACTTTCACAGAAATGCAACTTAGCTGCTAGTTCAATATGCGACAAACGCCAGAATCAGAATAATACTTATTGTGGCATAGCCATGATTTCAGTACAGACTCCCTTTCTCTTCGCAATCTCCCACCACATGTTAATGCAGAATGCAATTATTTGTAACATATGTTCAACCATTCTAATACATTacgtaattaataaaaaattttaatattagagTGTTATTACAGTGCGCTTTCAAGTATATGATTCATAGATCAGTCTCAATGTATTAGGCAATTCTCATATAAACAAATTCAGTCATTCATATATCAAGGAAACCAAAATCAAGGTTTAGCAACCTTCTCGGCCTTAGAAACAGTTTTCGGATCCAACATcctgccacacggcctgggcacaagCCCATGTGCCTTGGTTGTATGGTTTTTAAgtacaaacagtgagttacatggcctaggcacacgctcgtgtccctagcTGTGTGGTTTTATACTacaaacaatgagttacacggcctggaaaCAAGCCTGTGTCCCTGGCCGTGTGAACTTGCACTAGCATGACCAACACGGCCtaccatatgcccgtgtggcgcACAGGGCCTAATCACAAGCCAGTGTGCCTGGCAGTATGGCGTCGTCAGCCACCATTTTCGGtaacaaaaattgtaaaaactaaggttttcgaTATGCACCTGAGACGATTTCAAAGTAGTAACAATGTAGAGAAGTTTTGAAGCCTAAAACGACCATTCAATAACTCAATCAATCAAGTTTATCAACAACAATGCACAATTACACTCAAAATACCCATGTCGAAAGTTTCGACATAAACTTTCAACGAAATCAATACTTACAGAAGATCAACGAAGATTACTCGAATTGACGTTATGAGGTTCACTACTCCTTTTAGGTTAACAAatatttgaggctcttgtgatcggcATAAATAacacacctttcaccatacaagCAATGTCTCTaaaattttaaagcaaacacaaccaCGGCTAGCTCAAGATCGTGCGTAGAGTAGTCACCCTCATGTGTCTTAACTTGTCGCGACGTGTAGGCGACTACATTACTGTCTTGCATAAGCACGCATCCTAACCTGACATGTtaagcatcactgtaaaccaaAAACTCCCGACCCAATTCTGGTTGGACTAAAATAGAAGCTTGTGTCAGAACGGACTTGAGTTTATCGAAACTAGATTGTATGTCTCAGACCACACGAATGGAGCATTCTTACGTAACAACTTCGTCAAAGGTGATGCAATCAGGAAAAACCCTTCGACAAACCTTCGGTAGTACCCGACTAAACCCAAGAAGCTACGAAGCTTGGACACATTTTTTGGCTGTTTCTACTCAACCATAGCTTCGATTTTCTTGGGACCAACTCGGATCCCCTCCGCCGCCACCACATGACTCAAAAACATGATCTCTTGTAACCAAAACTgacacttgctgaacttagcatacaattacTTTTCTCGTAGTATTTGAAGTACAATACTGAGATGATCATTGTGCTTAGTTTCAGTTTTAGAGTAGATCAAGATATCGTTGATGAAAACCatt
The Gossypium hirsutum isolate 1008001.06 chromosome A07, Gossypium_hirsutum_v2.1, whole genome shotgun sequence genome window above contains:
- the LOC107953315 gene encoding protein RALF-like 27 — its product is MGYFPLFILASLLLINNSVTKSAALAFPESKPNTTKYDETIGEFIEDEEQVVLFGESEVKRRRLAADTPISYRGLQRQPVCNAYIYGNCIKPAGPDYRPCTTYNRCKRGVK
- the LOC107955911 gene encoding uncharacterized protein; protein product: MGNDFTRGILSVSLAIFAIVFPIYAFETSIFLDQNNAVTTTLCNSTLTKYCGRNVNGGSHSSKRLLQGGPTYDRGRHICYGAIQKPGVCNGNIYGNCIVPIGPSYRPCTVYTRCKRGVR